A stretch of Oryza brachyantha chromosome 4, ObraRS2, whole genome shotgun sequence DNA encodes these proteins:
- the LOC102704511 gene encoding glutamyl-tRNA(Gln) amidotransferase subunit A, chloroplastic/mitochondrial isoform X2: MPPPLQAQRLLLSHRRLPSAHRRRFTAVSSLPSAPAKTLATGPAPSTILSIRESLLSGERTAADITADYLSRLRRTEPSVRSFIHVADAAAEREAEDLDRRIATEGQDAVGPLAGVLVGVKDNLCTANMPSTGGSRILDGYRPAYDATAVRRLREAGAIVVGKTNLDEFGMGSTTEGSGFQITKNPWDDSRVPGGSSGGSASAVSARQCVVSLGSDTGGSVRQPASFCGVVGLKPTYGRVSRFGLMAYASSLDVVGCFGSSVFDTAAILSVIAGTDKMDSTSSSHDVLDYKSELVPLDLLESKPLSGMRIGIIQQTLGEGVETGVISSIKDAASHLEQLGSVVEEVSLPSFSLGLPAYYILASSEASSNLSRYDGIRYGRQVSADDLNELYGGSRANGLGHEVKMRILMGTYALSAGYYDAYYKRAQQVRTLVKKSFKEALDRYDILVSPAAPSAAYKIGDIMTVNVNLAGLPALVVPCGFVEGGSAGLPVGLQMIGSPFSEGNLLRVGHIFEQTLQNYSFVPPLLAES; this comes from the exons atgccgccgcctctccaGGCCCAGCGCCTCCTCCTATCCCATCGACGCCTTCCctccgcccaccgccgccgcttcaccgccgtctcctccctcccgtccGCTCCCGCCAAGACGCTGGCCACGGGCCCCGCCCCCTCCACCATCCTCTCCATCCGCGAGTCGCTCCTCTCCGGCGAGAGGACCGCGGCGGATATCACCGCGGACTACCtctcccgcctccgccgcaccGAGCCGAGCGTGCGCAGCTTCATCCACGtggcggacgccgccgccgagcgggaggcggaggaCCTCGACCGGAGGATTGCTACTGAGGGGCAGGATGCGGTCGGGCCGCTTGCCGGGGTGCTCGTTGGTGTCAAGGATAACCTCTGCACCGCCAATATGCCATCCACAGGTGGGTCGCGTATACTGGACGGTTACCGGCCGGCGTATGATGCCACGGCAGTGCGGCGGCTTCGTGAGGCGGGCGCCATTGTTGTGGGGAAGACTAACCTAGACGAGTTCGGCATGGGGAGCACCACAGAGGGCTCCGGATTTCAG ATCACAAAAAACCCTTGGGATGATTCACGTGTGCCTGGGGGATCCTCCGGTGGTTCTGCATCTGCGGTATCTGCTAGACAGTGTGTGGTATCCTTGGGGAGCGATACAGGTGGGAGTGTGAGACAGCCAGCATCATTTTGTGGCGTGGTAGGGTTAAAGCCAACCTATGGCCGGGTTTCTCGTTTCGGCCTCATGGCTTATGCTTCATCGCTGGATGTTGTGGGATGCTTTGGTTCATCAGTTTTTGATACCGCAGCAATCCTGTCAGTAATTGCTGGCACCGACAAAATGGATTCAACCAGTAGCTCTCAT GATGTTCTAGACTATAAATCAGAGTTGGTCCCACTAGATTTGCTAGAATCAAAACCATTAAGTGGCATGAGAATTGGGATCATTCAACAAACTCTTGGAGAGGGTGTAGAGACTGGAGTTATATCATCAATCAAGGATGCTGCTTCACACTTGGAACAATTGGGATCAGTGGTCGAAGAG GTTTCTCTACCTTCATTTTCTCTTGGCCTACCCGCATATTACATACTGGCTTCATCTGAAGCCTCTTCCAATCTATCACGCTATGATGGTATCAG GTATGGAAGGCAGGTTTCAGCTGATGACTTGAATGAACTTTATGGAGGTTCCCGGGCTAACGGTCTGGGTCATGAG GTTAAAATGAGAATTTTGATGGGAACTTATGCTTTATCTGCTGGATACTATGATGCGTACTACAAACGAGCACAACAG GTAAGGACACTGGTTAAGAAAAGCTTCAAAGAAGCTTTGGACAGATACGATATTCTTGTTTCACCTGCTGCGCCATCAGCAGCTTACAAGATAG GAGACATCATGACG GTTAATGTTAATTTGGCTGGTCTCCCTGCATTGGTTGTGCCTTGTGGATTTGTTGAGGGTGGATCTGCTGGGCTCCCAGTTGGACTTCAGATGATTGGATCCCCCTTCAGTGAG GGGAATTTGTTGAGAGTAGGGCATATCTTCGAGCAAACGCTCCAGAACTACAGTTTTGTCCCACCATTGTTGGCAGAGAGCTAG
- the LOC102704511 gene encoding glutamyl-tRNA(Gln) amidotransferase subunit A, chloroplastic/mitochondrial isoform X1 has protein sequence MPPPLQAQRLLLSHRRLPSAHRRRFTAVSSLPSAPAKTLATGPAPSTILSIRESLLSGERTAADITADYLSRLRRTEPSVRSFIHVADAAAEREAEDLDRRIATEGQDAVGPLAGVLVGVKDNLCTANMPSTGGSRILDGYRPAYDATAVRRLREAGAIVVGKTNLDEFGMGSTTEGSGFQITKNPWDDSRVPGGSSGGSASAVSARQCVVSLGSDTGGSVRQPASFCGVVGLKPTYGRVSRFGLMAYASSLDVVGCFGSSVFDTAAILSVIAGTDKMDSTSSSHDVLDYKSELVPLDLLESKPLSGMRIGIIQQTLGEGVETGVISSIKDAASHLEQLGSVVEEVSLPSFSLGLPAYYILASSEASSNLSRYDGIRYGRQVSADDLNELYGGSRANGLGHEVKMRILMGTYALSAGYYDAYYKRAQQVRTLVKKSFKEALDRYDILVSPAAPSAAYKIGEKTNDPLAMYAGDIMTVNVNLAGLPALVVPCGFVEGGSAGLPVGLQMIGSPFSEGNLLRVGHIFEQTLQNYSFVPPLLAES, from the exons atgccgccgcctctccaGGCCCAGCGCCTCCTCCTATCCCATCGACGCCTTCCctccgcccaccgccgccgcttcaccgccgtctcctccctcccgtccGCTCCCGCCAAGACGCTGGCCACGGGCCCCGCCCCCTCCACCATCCTCTCCATCCGCGAGTCGCTCCTCTCCGGCGAGAGGACCGCGGCGGATATCACCGCGGACTACCtctcccgcctccgccgcaccGAGCCGAGCGTGCGCAGCTTCATCCACGtggcggacgccgccgccgagcgggaggcggaggaCCTCGACCGGAGGATTGCTACTGAGGGGCAGGATGCGGTCGGGCCGCTTGCCGGGGTGCTCGTTGGTGTCAAGGATAACCTCTGCACCGCCAATATGCCATCCACAGGTGGGTCGCGTATACTGGACGGTTACCGGCCGGCGTATGATGCCACGGCAGTGCGGCGGCTTCGTGAGGCGGGCGCCATTGTTGTGGGGAAGACTAACCTAGACGAGTTCGGCATGGGGAGCACCACAGAGGGCTCCGGATTTCAG ATCACAAAAAACCCTTGGGATGATTCACGTGTGCCTGGGGGATCCTCCGGTGGTTCTGCATCTGCGGTATCTGCTAGACAGTGTGTGGTATCCTTGGGGAGCGATACAGGTGGGAGTGTGAGACAGCCAGCATCATTTTGTGGCGTGGTAGGGTTAAAGCCAACCTATGGCCGGGTTTCTCGTTTCGGCCTCATGGCTTATGCTTCATCGCTGGATGTTGTGGGATGCTTTGGTTCATCAGTTTTTGATACCGCAGCAATCCTGTCAGTAATTGCTGGCACCGACAAAATGGATTCAACCAGTAGCTCTCAT GATGTTCTAGACTATAAATCAGAGTTGGTCCCACTAGATTTGCTAGAATCAAAACCATTAAGTGGCATGAGAATTGGGATCATTCAACAAACTCTTGGAGAGGGTGTAGAGACTGGAGTTATATCATCAATCAAGGATGCTGCTTCACACTTGGAACAATTGGGATCAGTGGTCGAAGAG GTTTCTCTACCTTCATTTTCTCTTGGCCTACCCGCATATTACATACTGGCTTCATCTGAAGCCTCTTCCAATCTATCACGCTATGATGGTATCAG GTATGGAAGGCAGGTTTCAGCTGATGACTTGAATGAACTTTATGGAGGTTCCCGGGCTAACGGTCTGGGTCATGAG GTTAAAATGAGAATTTTGATGGGAACTTATGCTTTATCTGCTGGATACTATGATGCGTACTACAAACGAGCACAACAG GTAAGGACACTGGTTAAGAAAAGCTTCAAAGAAGCTTTGGACAGATACGATATTCTTGTTTCACCTGCTGCGCCATCAGCAGCTTACAAGATAG GTGAAAAGACGAATGATCCATTAGCTATGTATGCAGGAGACATCATGACG GTTAATGTTAATTTGGCTGGTCTCCCTGCATTGGTTGTGCCTTGTGGATTTGTTGAGGGTGGATCTGCTGGGCTCCCAGTTGGACTTCAGATGATTGGATCCCCCTTCAGTGAG GGGAATTTGTTGAGAGTAGGGCATATCTTCGAGCAAACGCTCCAGAACTACAGTTTTGTCCCACCATTGTTGGCAGAGAGCTAG